TGTTTCGGATTGGGTTGAGAGCTTGGGTAGCTCTTTTTagttgttttttgttttccttcgCTTGTATTTGGCACTACCTCAGCACTTTTTATTCAATGAAAGTTCTTGTTAATTTTCGCACGCATGCACGCACATCAAAATTTTTCACAAAGTGCAAATACGGCATTGATTTTTACTCATTGTCAGCATTTGCTCCATTTTTCTGCCAAAACATAACACCTGCTAAAACCTGAGATGGGAAGCAGACGAAATACATGCCTAGAATAGAAGTGAGTGCCCACCGATTCCAGTTCTCTATCATTCTCTTCACGTGCAAGCTTCAGCATATCAATGTGGTCAAGCAGTTCTTGCTCGAATCCATTCACCTCTTTCATCTTGCCCATATACATCCCATGCTCACGACTAACCCTCCCAGCATAAACAGGGTCATCCCAAAGGTCTGATTTGTTCAACTGTGCAGACAGCTGTTCCACCCTGAGTATCATCTTTCTCCACTGTTGacataaaaatatacattttaaatTAAAACCATGGACATGAGCCATGAAGATGCATAATACTCATGTGAAATGGAAACTTCCATGGATTTAAGATAGATGCAGCGAATTCAATTTCAGGAAAATTGAAGGTAAAGATGGTGGTGCATGGTGAAATAGAAAATAAGTTTTCTCATATGCGTGCTGCAGAAAAATAGGAAGTTTCACCACAGTCATGTtcccaggtgggcccaccatggatgaccCACTATCAGAAAACGGAATGTTTTGACACTGACCACTATAATATAATAGGATGTGTTTATCTTCTAGACCAAACCTACCATATGATTGGTGGACTTTTCTCTACCAATGCTAAATGTTTCCAATATTCTTTCCTGCCATATTGATCTACAGGTCCCCGTTCAGATGGTTGAGGCTGTCCAACCATAAGAGTTTTCTGGAATGGACGATCCGCAGTGGGGCCTGCCATATCAGTAATTCTGATCACCGACTACTGTGCCATATGCCAATTTTTTGTGCAAAGCAAAAGACCATTAAATTGGTGAGTTGGGTGGAGGTTTGATtccctcaaaaaaaaaagaaaaaggaagcacCTTGTTGTGCTTGATTGAAAGGAACGGCAACCATCTGTTCAAACAAGCAAAAATGCCAGCAGTGCTCACATTTCTGTAAAACTGATGATATTAATCTGGCGAGAAACATCAGGGGACAAGCCATGCCCCACTAACACCAATCAgctgatcctatccatccaatggAAAATAGACAATTACATCCAATGATCAACATTTACTTGATGCACGCTTGTATGGTTATTAGGATCATCTAACGTAGCAAATTCCAGGGATATTTCCatccaccatggggcccaccacgtcaTCAATTAGGATCAACAAAAGGTGCCCCCCATATGATCAAACATCATACAACATAATCgcctaaattttattttatttttttaaaggtaaattcAAGAATTCCATCGAACAGGTAGCATGCACTAATATCATCATCTAATGTAACATATTCTAGGGATATTTCCatccaccatggggcccaccacgtgaTCGATTAGGATCAACAAAAGGTGCCTACCACATGATCAAACATCATACATTATAATCGCCTAAAAATTGGTTATAAAAAAGGTAAATTCAAGAAATTACATAGAACAGGTAGCGTGCAGTGCACCAATATCCATATATAAATCCATACACGACCTCAAAACTCATTTCCTTGAGAAGTAAATCATACTCATTTCATACCGATGACGGAATAACACAAAGATAAATGCCAGCAATGcaacaaagaaagaaacaaaagccTATGATCGACGGACCTGCAACCGCTTCTTGATCAGCTGAATCGACTGAGCAATCGCGGCCGAGTGGCTCTTCCAATCGCTCTCGTTCTCATCGAGTATGGGCCATGACCGGGCCACGATGTCATCGACAGTCAGACCGTCGGATGTTCTGAGCTCGGAGATCGCCTGGGAACCGAAGGAACGGATACCGGGGCTTTGATGAGAAGAGCTTGGTATTTTCCTAATTTGGAGGGTTTTGGAGGGCGTCTGAGAAATGGTAACGTCAGATTGGATTTTTCGGTGCGAGTCGGAATGCGGAGGTTGCGAGTACGAGTGTGGTgtggagagaggaggagaggagaGGAAGAGGATGGGGATTCTGAAGTTCCGAGGGAGAAATGAGGGTATTCTGGGAATTGATTTTCTGAGGAGGAAGAATCCCATTTCCAAGCGTGGTAGGGTTTTACTGGTTTTTTGTTCTTCTGCGGGGGCATTTTCAACATCGGAGGCTTAAAAGaagggcattttcgtcatttgattattttggtATTCTTGTAATTTAGGGGGAACGGGTATCTTGGTCATTTTAGGAAGAAAAGCAGTCCACGCTGaaaaagctgtggggcccaccgtgatgttttcatAAGATCCACTCCGGTCATCAATTGAGCTAGATCATACTAAGATTTCAGCCGAAGAATAAACCCTAGTGGGCCATATCACGGGGAAAAAATGGGCATGGGagacctaccgttgaaaccttcttggagcccacctcatttttggatcaggcttatatttggattttaccttcatcctggtgggactcacgttatgaacgggttggatggaatgtaagcatcacagtgggcccctggaaggtttcaatggtgggtatagCCTCCCCACTGTTccatgtgctgtggtccacttcagttttgaatgggcctgattttcGGGTTTACAATCTAACATAGGCTTTCggaaatgatggacggattggatgttacacACACGCATTACGCGGGGCCCCACATGGTTTTTTGTGGCACGAGATGAGAGGTTCCGAACAGTTAGGATACTCCAACTAGCGCAATGagtgtgaacggtttggatcatagtACTACCCCACCTTTCAAATCTTGTGATCCTCAAAACATCTCGTCCGTCCACACGTGAGTGTGAACCAAATGACGAAACTACCCTACCTCATCTCATAAACTCCTCTTCAAACCCTTGATTTACTTCTACAAAATGACCAAAACACCCTTACCATTCCCCCTCTGCTCTCATCTCCTCCCTTATAATTGTCTCCTCCTCACTCCTTCCCCAACGTCCATCAAATCGTCCGCCGTCCGATTCCTCTGCAGACCCTCGTCTCTCCCGATCATGGCAGAGAAAACCCAATTCGATTCTACCGAAATTGGCCCTCCAAAcgcctccaaaacccaaaatttcCCCACCCCGTTGTCCCCGCCTCTGCCGCCGATATCGAAACAGATAGAACTGCAGAGAGCCATGACAGCATCTTCAAAATCcagccttttctctctctccagaAGCGGAATCGTCTTCGAGGACGAGTCGCTGATTGTCGTTAACAAGCCTTCAGGAATTTACTGCGAGAGCGTCTTGTCTTCGGCCCGCCAATTTCTCAATGAATCTTCTTTGGGATCGACTGATGTCGGTGAGCTTCGACTTCACTTCTTCAGCTTCTTTTTGAAGTTTCGGATTCTACAAACTTGTGATTCGGCCTTGACTCACCGAGTTTACTCTGTCAATCTGAGAGTAGTTTTTATTGGATCAAATCAGAAAATGTAGGAAGAACATAGAATgtgatttaaatttttttttaaaataataataataataataaataaaaatccaatttgaTGGTAATGTAGAAAGCTCAATGTCTTGTTTGAGTGGACCGGACCCCACAAAAATGTTGGCGTAGGATGAAATCACTACCTTCCATTCTTGAGAAAGGATGGCTGTCGTCAGTGTACAGCCACCAATCTCTAGAAGTTGAATGTGGGTAACTGATCTGCAAAATTGCAATACAATCAGTGTGGGGTGGATATGAAATTCATTAATCTTTTGAGGTTTGCTAGCCCCAAATGCACCTCTTCATGTGGCTACAGGTGCCAATGACATACGAGCCAGCATCGGGGGCGGTAGCCACCATGTAGATCATCCGGCTAACAACTCAGGCCAGTCAACCATCGAGTAGTCCACACATGAACAAAAACAATGGGTCGTGACAGACTTGCAAGTTTTTTTCCAGACCATACATTGTCTtcttcatgtgtggcccatttgatagcAGTCCTGCATGAATTTTAGGCCAGATGATTTACATGGACAGCCTTGGGTGCCATGCTTACATGCCAGGTTGGCACACGTAGCTATCTCTAGAGGTGTGTGGATGGGAACATTGGGTCATGGAGCCAAATCCGTTGGTATGGAATATTTTCTTTTCCAAGTGAAATCCCCTAATTCTTACAATTTTTACTAAATACTTTTACTGTAAATTTTTATGGTATCTGATGAACAGTTATTATTCCTAATTTTGGATTGTGAAATGCATACATATGCAATATTGTCAAACAGAAAAACACCACAATCAAGGAAGGAGTCAAGCACGTACTGTGAACCATGATGATCCAATGATGCACAGCACACTTCTATGCTCCTGAGCTTGATGATGAACGGCCTTGATCAACAGTCCATGCCTCATAGGGTGCAAATGACTTAGGCTCACCTTCTTCCCAATTCTCACTTTTGGTGTGTGCTAGAGATGGGTAGCTCCAGACGTTTTGAGCTGGCGTGGGGAGGGCCAAGAGTGTTTCTTATTTATAGGCGTTGGTTGTCCCCTACCATCATAGAAACCAACTCTCACTACGACTCTCTTTCTTTACTCACACTAACCTCTTTCATGATAGATTTCCCAACATTATAAGGCTTTGATGACCAAGTGGCCAAATTTTCCTAAACACCAAGGAACCCATGTGCAGGCAGGCCATCATGATCTGGGTAAGCTAACACTTGCAGCACTAAATTGAGTGTTGTATGTGGCTTTTCCCATGTTGCTGGTGAACGACTTGGATATCATGTCTCCTTTTGATATCAAAATTGCGAACATTGGTATGGTTGTGGATCCTATTTCGAGTGTTTGGGTGACATGATTTTTATCTAATCGGTTTCATAAATAATGAGATAAAAATGCCTTCTTATATACTTTGTGAGTTGTGACAAAAGATAAATGAGATATCCTCTCGTGATTGTTTATGAGTTTTGGAAACTTGGGTGCTCTGGTTTTCAACTTTTCCAATACACGGCTTGCTTGAATAGATCCCAACATAATGCAGTGTGATACCTTGAAACTTTATCCATTggaattagtttttttttcttttcaatgacccaaactgTTTGTGTGACAAGGCTCGCCTTAGATGGGGATTACCAAAAAATTTGTCA
This DNA window, taken from Magnolia sinica isolate HGM2019 chromosome 14, MsV1, whole genome shotgun sequence, encodes the following:
- the LOC131225445 gene encoding peptide chain release factor PrfB2, chloroplastic-like, giving the protein MGFFLLRKSIPRIPSFLPRNFRIPILFLSSPPLSTPHSYSQPPHSDSHRKIQSDVTISQTPSKTLQIRKIPSSSHQSPGIRSFGSQAISELRTSDGLTVDDIVARSWPILDENESDWKSHSAAIAQSIQLIKKRLQWRKMILRVEQLSAQLNKSDLWDDPVYAGRVSREHGMYMGKMKEVNGFEQELLDHIDMLKLAREENDRELESDSMKALLRMRRIVKEKELEALLAGDRDSCSCFIEVISFSPCCCNLFKCRKEQIEVSFPQFQSWFLYCTFSTSHLQI